The following is a genomic window from Lagenorhynchus albirostris chromosome 2, mLagAlb1.1, whole genome shotgun sequence.
CTGAGAGACTTTGTATAATGTGCTGAATGTGTCCAAAGGGACAAGTTTGCAGAACCTCATATTggtatattaaagaaataataaaaaagcacTTTACGTTATTTTATCTTTAACCCAATTGCTGCAATttctttcgtgtgtgtgtgtatacacacacacacacacacatatactttccacaaagttttattttttgctcagaaaaaaagttaaattgaGGTGTGAAAAGAAAAGCACTTACCTTGGTGCAATATGCGTAGCTTGATGGTTGTTGTCCCATGTGGCCCTGGCCTGGCTGCGTTTTTCCACTCCATCAGCCCTGTGCCATGAGGCTGTCCATAGGGAAACACTATTATGCATTCTCAGCAACTGCTCAATCTATGCAAGCCTTCCCTGTGTGCCCAAGGGCGCCCCCTCAGGCTCTCTGAAGAACTGCTGCGGGTCCTGTTTTCTGCTGTTGAGGCCCTTTTTCATCACTTCTTCTTGGTCCCTTGCCATCTTTTCCCCCTTCTTCACCATTACAAAGTGATGCCTGAAAGGAAGAAACTGGTTGTTCCTAGGTAGACACCTGGCACCTTCTAGACTTTTATATTTGTAATCACGTTCATTGTCCTTAATCCTAAAGACTTCTCCAGAGTCACCGAAACCATTGATTTGTGGAACTGCAACAGTATTGCTAATGAGTTTACAATTTTCCTATACCACCAATCAGAAATATGTTTGGGGAAGGTTGTGGCAGTcgtgggtggggcgggggggggcggacAACATGAGCCATTTCCATACTGCTCCCCCTACCGCCCCTGTTGGCTCTTTAAGCAAAAGCCTCCAGCCCTCATTGAATCCAGTAAACAAAGCTGTTAATAATCTGCTTTATcaactttcttcctttcccctcactcccctctcccccccccaTTTTATCTTCAATTCTCAGGCTACTAAAgaactgagttttaaaatatccttcaGCCAAAGCAGAAAGATTTCCATAGATCCAATATGCAAATGGTTCTGCTGTGACATAGATCTGAAATTGACCATTCCTAAATATTGGGGAGAGGCAACAAAACTGAATCATGCATATTTCTGATTGGTAGTCAGTTTAGCCCGTTTCCTCTGGCATACGTTGGGGGCGAGGCTAGAGAAAGGGTCCCCTGTCTCTTCTCACACCCTTTGGGGAAGCTGATGATCACTGTTTGGGCATTTCTCATTGTTACTCCTGTTCAAGAGAGGGCTTCTCAGTCTGcactgagaaatgcaaattaaactggATCTTTATGTCTATGTGTACATAGTACAAGCTTTTTTACTGGAAGCAAAGTTTAAAACCACACACTGCCCTTTTGGTGGTGTGCCTGCTGGGCCCCAAATTGGGTGATGATGTCGTGTCACTTTCTCAGCTCAACGCAGGTTCTACTTTTTCTTACTGGGAAATTTTtcataaaacctttttttttcaccAAAACCCAGGGGTGTTTTCTGCAATATTCTTATTATCCTTATACTGGTGCCAAGTCAGAGAGGCCTCTCTTGCCCTTTTCCCCCGTGTCCTCAGGCCTCCCAGGGCGCTCTTTGACTCAACAGTCTACATCCTTTGTTGTGTTTTGGAGAATgtgtgggtgggggggtggtcagAGTTCAAGGTAGCTGTTCTCTTTCCCCGTAAACTCCTAGTCCCTGTTTGGGGAAGGTGGCTGGAAACAGGTTTTTGCTGACTCTCTGGCTCAGATCTTCTGGCCAGGAGAAGCAAGACCCACGAGAGCGTTCTTTTTCTTGACACACACTAGTCACTGGCCAGAGGTCTTGGTTAAATCCCAAATAGTTTTATTTGGATTATGTAAAAGCCTATCAAATTTATTTAAGTGTGAAACATGGGAACAACAGACTTCCACTGAGCGATATGAAAATGTTACAGGTTCAGTACTTCCAAAGGAAGAAACCTCCAAacccaaaaaagaataaatatgaatttgTATTTTTGAAGAATGTGAAACAATGGTGTTTGCTTAATTGCTCATTTTGTATAAACTTAATATTGTACTTTAAAATATCTGCTAAGAAGTGAAAATTTAACTTTTTGGAATTGAAAAAGCAATATTAAATACTAATGAAATCCTAattaaatgcttatttaaatCTGGTAGTATCTGTGGCATTTCTTCCCAACCCTACCCATGGTTGACAATTTTCAACCACTTCACCCCTCCCCAGCCATCAGAGTTTTAGAGAGGGGACAGAAAGGAAAGGTCGGTCACCAGGAGAGTCTGCAGGTTTCCTTTTAATCAAGGCTCTGCTAAAAGTGTTTTGTGGGGCTAGGAGCCCCCAAAGCATGAAATGGACATGTAACACGACCTGGATCCCCCAAAGCAGGCCAAACCACTCTGGCGAGCACTGCTGGTCTGCCCAAATCTGGGTAATCAGACTGGGTATTCGTTGGCTACATTTCAGAGCTCAGCACTGCCTTCAGCCAGGATGAAGTGGGAGTGAACCCAGCTGCTAGCAGAGCTGCCACCCCGGCTGAGAGCCAAGTACCAGCCACTGCCAGTGAAGACTGGCCCCTTTATTGAAAGGGAGTTGTTCACAGTCCAGCTAccagccctggggagggagagaagtcaGGGCGCCCGGCTCGGGGATGGTCAGGGCTCCGTAGCTCCATCGCCGGCATCCTTTGGAAAGCCACCTCTGGCGGAGACAGCTGTCTGGGAGGGTGCTCCAGGTTTGGCTGAGACGTTCTGattggaacagaagaaagaaaaaaaggctggGAGGAAAGGCCTTGGATTAGGCCCTGCAAGAGATGGCCACTTGGCATCTGGATAGCACTTAACTTTTTCAAAGCCTCTCGCCCAACTGAAAGGCAGTGGGGGATAAAGCGGTGGGGACACTCTTCCACCCTCCAGGGGAAGCCAGAACTTAGAAAGTGCGGCCAGTGGGCAGTCCCCACCTCCCAGGCCCAGCCCGGGGTGGGCACTGACCCCGCCACCAGCCGGCTCCGGGCGCCGGCGGCCCAGCTGCCGCAGCATCTCCTCGCAGGCGGCGATGGTGTCCAGGagctgccgctgccgctgctcCACCGCATCCAGCAGCTGCTGGGCGCGCTCATCCCGGGGCGGCTGCGGGGGTGGCCTCCCGCCGAGCCCCAGCCCCGCCTTCCCACGGTCCACGCCGGCAGCCTCCCTGCCCGGGAGAGAGCGAGACAGACGGTCAGGGCCGGCGCTTGCGCGGGGTCAGAGCCCCTTTCCCCCCGCCCCAACGGGCCCCCTCTCACCCCCGTGACCAGTCTGAGCCCGGGCCCCATTCCATCTCCGCCTGCGCGGCCCGACCACCGCCCCCCTTTCGGccgccccccctccccagccctgcgcTAAGGCTCCGCAAAGCTGCGCCCCGCCCCGTCCCCACCGGTCTCCTTCAATCCTCCTGGGGGTCGCGGTCCCTTTAAGTTGCCCAGCACGGTGGTGGGGCGGAGCCTCCCAGACCGGAAGATGACTGGGCGCGTCACTTCCTCCCGGAAGCAGGCCTGGGCGGATGTCTCCGGCGCGTCCGTGCACGGGGCTGAGGGCCGCGGTGGCTGCCAGCATAGGGTTGAGCGAGGGGCCGGGGGGCTCCGCCCGGAGCGGGCGCCTTCTCCGTCCGCCGAGCCCCGCTCCGGCGGCGCCGGGGGCCCGGCTGTTCCGGCTCCCGGGGAGCGGGGCCGTGCGGGCCGCAAACCCGGAGCGCGCCGGCTGGACCGAGGCGCTGCGGGCCGCCGTGGCCGAGCTGCGCGCCGGCGCCGTGGTGGCCGTCCCCACCGATACGCTGTACGGCCTGGCCTGCTCGGCGAGCTGCTCGGAGGCACTGGGCGTCGTGTACCGCGTCAAGGGCCGCAGCGAGACCAAGCCGCTGGCCGTGTGCCTGGGCCGCGTGGCCGACGTCTACAGGTGAGGACGCCCCGACCCGGCCCTGTTGGGGGCGGCACCGCGGGAGGGGTTTCCGGTGACAGGCTTGGGAGACTGAGGCGCGGAGAGCGGGAGGGGCTTGTCCAGGCTCACCCGGGAATCCGGAACTGGAAACGTGTATGGAGCGCTTAGCGTCTGCCAGGCCTTGAACGAGATCGGGGGCGCAGCGATGAACGAGGCAGGCGGGGTCCCTATTCTTCTGGCGTTTTTGTGATAATGGGTGTGGGGGGGACGCCCACGGTTTAAGGAAAAAGAGGGGGAGCACGGTAGCTTAAGTTAGTAGGGAGTGCTTTGAAGAAAGTAAAACGTGGAGCGTGAAAGCGGTGCAGCTGTTGTAGCCTGCGGGTCCAAGCCTGGGGCGGTCCTCTGGAGCCCTGCTTTCTGCTCAAGCTCTTGGGGGTGAACAGGGAAGACAGGCGGATCCCATTGTAGACCCTCGGGTCACCTTTCCTAGATCTGCCTAGAGTCTGGAATAGGACCAGCAGTGCCTTTCATTTGGTTGGATTTGTGTCCCCTCTGTTTCCCAGGTACTGCCGTGTGAGAGTACCTGAGGGGCTCCTGAACGACCTGCTGCCAGGACCAGTGACCCTGGTGATGGAACGCTCGGAGGAGCTCAACAAGGACCTGAACCCCTTCACTCCTGTGAGTCAGATTTTCTCTTGTGTCCCCAGACTTCCGCCCTTTGGCTTCCGCTAGGATCCAGGCCAGAGCCATCTCCCACCTCTTCAACCTTTCTGAGGATCCTCTTTCTCTTTGCCTCATAGCTTGTAGGCATCCGGATTCCTGACCACGCCTTCATGCAGGACTTGGCCCAGGTGTTTGGGGGACCGCTTGCTCTCACCAGCGCcaacctcagctcccagaccagcTCTCTGAATGTTGAGGTGAGTTACCCAGTCCTCCCCCTGGAAATGTCACCAGGCCACAGTTTCCTCTGAACCAGAGGGGCTGATGGTTCACTGGAATTGCCTGGCAGGGGAGCTGCCCTTTTGGTCTGATGGTGGGAAGTCTGCCTAGGTGGCCGGGGTGGGGGAATACAGAATGATCTCGGAAaaggtttattttaaagtttgaaagGCGAGGGGGAGAATTGGTGTTGTTTTCCTACTGTCTTTTTAACAGTAAGAGACATCATAagtacatatttttctcattctgtcgGGATAGCAGTCGTTGGAGAATACAGATGGGTGATAAGTCTTCACAACTTGCTGTAAAGAAAGTTAAGACTCTGAAAAGTTAAATCACTTATCCCAGGGACTCCTGGTCCTGTTCTCTTACCTCTGTCACAAGCCAGGTCAAAGAAGGGATCACccacgggaattccctggccatccagtggttaggattccgcgctttcattgccgagggcccaggttcaatccctagtcggggaactaagatcctggaagccgcgcagtgtggccaaaaaaaaaaagacagcaaggaTCGTCCTAATCCTGTCTTGGCGGAGTAGCTTAGAATGAATGAGGACGCAAAGAAGTTTGACTGAgcatatttcttttctcctactgGTCTTAAATGCAGAACATAGCAAAGTGATTTTACTTTCATAGTAAAGTGTTTCCATGCCCAGACATAGAGAGTGGGTTCAGGGGCTTTGGAAAGTGAGAGCCCAGCACCCCTTCTTATTCTCAGGCTTAACTTGATCCTGGTGGCTATATCCTAGGCATTGGTGATGGGGATTCTTACCTTTTCGGCAAGCAGCGTACCTATCCAGCACAGTAACTGGTATTTATGATCCCCCATCCCAAATTCCCAGGCCTAACTGCCACTGCAGTGCCTTCATGCGGGGTGAGGGTGGAGAGTGGTGCTCTGGCTCAGTTAACAATTCAGTCCACAGTTCTGAAGGGGAACTCCTTTCCATAGCCCAAGGATTGAGTGCCAATGGCGTGCAGTTGCAGAGTCCCCCCCATTTCTCCTGCCCTGATCCAGAGTTTAAATGAGGTTCCTTACCCTGCTTAGAGGAAGATGCCTGCTGTTTTAGAGCTGTGTGATCTCTGTCTTAGGTGCCCTGTGTGCGGTATGACATCATTGCAGATGCCAGAGGTGGTGTCCatgctcttcctctccctcttctcaggAATTTCAGGACCTCTGGCCTCGCTTGTCCTTGGTCATTGATGGGGGACCAATTGGGGATGACCAGAGCCCTGAGTGTCGACTAGGCTCAACTGTGGTTGACTTGTCTGTGCCTGGAGAGTTTGGCATCATTCGTCCGGGTTGGTGAGTCTCTTTGCTGTGGCACAGGGATAGGATTTGAGGGAGGTTGGGAGatgcaaacaaaaaaaggttGTCACTCCTGTCTTGCCCTGAGGGGAGCGGGCAGGTTTGGAGATGTGGTGGGTGGAGTGGAACTCAGTTTGCTAGTGTTTGCTGGCTTTTTCAGGATTCAAAAGGATTCATCAAGGGTTTGATGAACAGAGCATAGTATGATCGAAGAGTTTAGAGGTCCCTGATCTCCAGAATCTGGTGGGCTCAGGGCTTTGAGAAGTCAGACTCTAACTGTCCTCCATTTCCTCCCCAGTGCCCTAGAAAGTACTTCGGCCATCCTCCAGAAGTATGGGCTGCTCCCCTTGCGTGGATCCTGCTTGTGAAACTCTGGAGAAGGGAGGGCGCAAGGACTGGTGCTGGACACTATGTGTCCGACTGCTGGTGGCTGGCAAGGCCTCATTGGCAGAGGCCGCTGGGGCTACAGTGTTACTAGTCTGACCTTTTAAGGCAAAGTTTCTTTCTGAACACTACAGACCAGGCCTCAGAAGCTGCTGGTTAAGCCTCACACCTGGTTGGGgaggttatatttatttataatttcatatatGAGCCAAAAGCTGAATAGAGGTTTTAAGAGTATTCCGAGGATGGCCTTGTTCTGATAAGTTTTTTcgatctttgaaaaataaataacagatttGGAATCTAGTGAGAGCTTCTCTGGTGGGTAGTGGCACTTAAGGTCCAAATCAACTAACACATTGGTTGGTGCTTTTCAAAAGTCTCAAGTGACCAAGTGCATGAGTTTTATGCTTCTGAAGCTGGAACCAGTTtaggacaaaaataaaaactgtagaGCCATCGACCAAACACTGCTTCCTCTGAACCAGGGGCTGGTTCTTTGCTGTAATTGCCCGGCGGAGAGTCACCATTTTGGTCTAATGGTGGGAGGTAAGCTCAGCTggcacagggggtggggggtggggtccaAATGAAGGAACATTGGAAAACAAATCGCTACTGTCCTGTCCAgccacttttttcttatttattcgtAATATAAATTATAGTGAATTATACCTACAACACCTTTATTTAAATGCAGTGTCTACTCAGCAGCCTTTATCTTTATTCATGTGTATACAAGTGTTAAAAACATACTTACTATTGGGCATttgaactttgttttttctttaatagaacaaatgctgttaaacatctttgtgaatgttttattttccttcttttgaattatttccttGGGGTAGGATTACTGGGTCCAAGTGTGTGGCCATTATCTTGGCTCTTGATAGAGGTTAGCCTTCAAAAGAACTGAATCAAGTTGCACTGCCATCAGCAGTGTGTGAGAATTactgcccctgcccccccccccccccgcttctgGCCatacttttactatttttaaaaatatgcatatgtgAACTGAAGCCTCAGTGTCACTCCCTTGTAAATTATTCCAGGTCATCATCTAGCCCTTTTTACCTGTCCCTgcctgccttggtttccccaacTGAGTCACAGCAAGGGGACCAGGCCTGCCCCATCCGTTGGTGGGATTTAGTACCTGTTAACCTAACTGGAGCTGGGAGTCCTTGTGACCAGTAGGGCTcacttcctcccctctcccctcacaccCCAGTTCTCAGAACTAGGATTCAGTCTGAGCCCATAAACTTCTCAATACGGTCGTTTCCAATGCACATATTTTCAAGTAGATCCTAAGAATTTTTCCAAGAGGGTGTCCCAGGGCCTGCTTTGAGGGTCCCTGCAATTAGCATATTCGTTTATTTGTAAATAAGCACTGGATTGTTAAATATTCCCTCTAGAAATCTTGTTGAAACTAATTTCTTAAGCAAACTCGACTTCGTTGTGCTAACCCTGTAGCCAGCCCATCCCATATGTCAATTTGTCACAGAATCTGAGGAGTTAAGAGTTTGTGGTCCTGAAGGGATCAAAAGGAAAGCTGATTTGAGAATAGGAACAACACGTCATTTTTAATACAAATCACAGTCGCACTGAAAATGGCTCCAGTGAGTGGGCCTCATTCAGTTCAGGCAGCTAAAGGGAGGGGGGTGTCCTAGTCCTCCCCCTGGAGCTAAATGTTTACCTAGGAAAACGGAGGCTCTGGAGCGCAGAGGTATTTTCTTCGAGGAAAAAGAACTGAACTCCCAGCACTGGGCAaaacagcaaaaaggaaaaacttgTAGCTGTGCTTAGGCACTAGCTACAAGGCCACACCAAATGAGGAAAGCTGGCTCCTGTAAGCTTCGGAAGACAGGAGCCATCCCTGGTCGAGTtttcccccagcacctggcacgcGGTAAGGTGCTCGTGGagtatgtgttgaatgaatgtgtgagTGCTCAGGATTATCTCCTGATAATTGGGTTCGGGAATCTACTGGGAAGAGCTTAAACTGAGAGTGTTCCCTTTTAGAAAGTCTTAAATGTGGTTCCCTAACTTGGGGAAGACAGATGACGTGGGAGGGAGGCCTGGAGAGGACGCAGGTTGGCAGAGAGCAGGGTGCATGCTAGCCCAGAGCCCTGACACCCTTCTAAGACCAGTGACTTGGCGACTCCAGAACACCAACCAGCTGAGCTCCAGGCTAGACGGGATTGTCTTAAAGTGTTCTCACTGAGGATGTGGGGCTGCCTTGGGCTAAGCCCAGCCACCGGCCAGCCCCTGGGGCTCCCTCTCTGGAACACCACCTAGTTTCCTGTCCCTGCAGGGCACTCTGGCACCCACCTGCCTCAGAAGCACTCAGCCGCTGACTCGGGAGCGAGTGCCGAGCCCCACGTGGTGACGTCTTCCAGTGAGGCTGGGACGGCAGCACCTCCCGCCCCTGCCTGCAGGCCCCTCACATCAGCCACTGCTCCTTCTCTTTGATGAAGTGCTCTGCCCAGCGGCGCGTCAGCTCTAGGTACAGGCTGGGCTGATGAGGCAGGTAGTCCAAATACAGCCGAGTCGGTGTCTTCTTGGGAATGGCCTTCTCAATCTGGGTGCCCTCGTGCCACTCGTTGAAGGAGGTGATGGAGACGATCTCGGGCCTCACGGTCAGGGCTGCCTGCAGGGCCGTCTCATAGTACTTGCCGTTGACCCTGTTCCGCGTACTGTGGTTGTTCCAGGGCCGGATGCTGGTGTCAATGTAGCCAGGCCCCACGCTGGGAATGAACATGAGGTTGTTGGCATCGCAGAAGTTCTTCACAGCTTTCCAGTTCTGATGGGAGGAGCCGAAGGAGAAACCATTGGAGGCAAAGTAGGTGTACATGCCATCAAATCCGGCGGCCAGGATGTCATGGGTGTGGCCCTCCTCCACCAGCAGCGCTATGAAGACCCCATCGTAGGGGGTGTTGCGGATTGAGTGGGGCCCGTTCGGTGTCAGGAGGTGGGCCCAGGCCTCAGGGGATGTCAGGTAGGAGTCATAGATATAAAAGAGTGGGAGGCTCTTACCCATGCTGTTCTTATAGCGGTAAAATGCACCATGAGAGCCATACCTGAGgagcaggaggaagaagaggctgAGCCGGCAGCCTAAGAGAAAAGAAGCCAGCGCAGCCGGAGGGCTGGCCATGAGTGAGATCTTTCCTGATGTCCAAGCACGATTTTGAGTCCACTTGGACTCCACAGTTGGACTCATCATGCCTCTAAGCAAGAACCCagttccctcccaccctcccccgaGCCTTGTCATTCCTCTATTTAAGCCTCACTTCCCTGCCCCAGGCCGAGCCACCACCATCTCCTATCTGGACTGTACCGACAGCCACCTAACTGGTCTCCAGGCTCCCACTTCCACCTCCCTATAACCCAGTCTCTTTTTAAAGCGTAAATCAGATCTGACTGCTCCTTACCGGAGACCAGCAAGGCCCCACCTACTtgatctgaccctgcccaccgCCATTCCTGCTATTACCCCATCTATCGCTTCACTCCGGCTACACTGGCTGCCGTCAAGCTTGTCCCATCGGACGGCCTTTGGATCTGACAGCCCTCTGCCTGGAGTTTTCTGCCTGCCCCAGATCTCTGCAGAGCTGACTCTTCCTTTAGGTGCTGGCTTACATGTCACCTCAGAGAAGCTCACTGGACCACCCATTCTAAAGTTGTTTCTTGGACACACTCTTAACACCTGCTTTATTCTGTTATTACTTCTTCATAGTATAGATCGCCATTTGATTTGTCATCTATAACCACTATCTGCTCACTGCACACCCGCCCGAGGATGTAAACTTTGGTAGCCCTACCCACTGCTGTACAACTGGGACTTAGGACAGTGCCTCAACACctgaaggcactcaataaatattttttgaatgaatgatatATGCAAGCCATTTGCAAGCCACTTTCCACATATATTAGCTCATGTTAACTCTCACAAGACTCAAAGGTTAAGAGGACTGCCTCTGATCACAGAATGGAGGCCGcagaaccagaattcaaacccaggttgcTGTCTCCAAGCCCAGTACTCTTTTACTCTTTttagatgctggggacacgggcaTTGTGCCCTTTTGTCTCTTGACCTGCGCCTCCAAGCCTTCTAGCCCTACCCCCATTTAGATCCCCACCAAAATCCAGGTCCCAGAGCAGCCTTACGTGTCAATGATATACTTGATGTTGTCATGCACAGTGATGTCATCTCGGCCCTTGTAGGGTTGGATGTGGAAGGCCACCTGCCACAAACAGGAGATATTGGTCAGGTGAGTATCTGTCCAGAGGCCACAACCTATAAGGCTCGTGCTTCAAGTATGGGTTGGAGAAGAGGCTGAGTTCAGGAGAGACCTGGCAGTCATGGGCACAGTGTAAATAAAAGCAACCACTGCCCTCAGGGCCCGAAAAACGGGGGTGAGTTTTCCCACCTCCCACAGCAGGGCCTCTGGGAATCATTCTAATGGGCTGTTGCAGGCTGGCCAATAGGTTTCGACTTACGTGCCAGCTCCCAGTGGTTGGCACTAGCTGCCTGAAACTATGGGAAGACGTGTCCATAGGAAGACGTGCCGTGATCTGTTTCATGTGCCAGTGATGGGCTCAGGACCAGGAGTGGGGCTCGTTTCCAtcgtttttcttcttttgccacaCACAGGTAAGGGCAGTGACTGACTTGATAGGTACACGTGGGGAAAGTAACTGGCCAGCTCCATCCTTCCTCTTGAAAGAGAGCCTGCCTGATGAGAGCACGTGTTGTGCTTTACTCCTTGAGGCCCAGCACTGCCTCCCACTAGGGAGTTGAGGCTGGAGTTCAGTCTGTGGGCCTATTTGGCCCTTGTCTGCCCTCTCTCCAGGATCAGGGTCTCCAACCTAACCTCTATCACCGTGATATTAATTTAGTCTCCCGTTTATCCTATATttttcccaaaactttttttCAGAACTCAAAAAATAAGAGTGACATAggcacctagagaaatggtacagatgaaccggtttgcagggcagaaatagagacacagatgtagagaacaaacgtatggacaccaaggggggaaagtggcggggtggtggtggtgggatgaattgggagattgggattgacatatatacagtaatatgtatcaaatagataactgggcttccctggtggcacagtggttgagagtccgcctgccgatgcaggggacacgggttcgtgccccggtccgggaagatccccacatgccgtggagcggctgggcccgtgagccatggccgctgagcctgcgcgtctggagcctgtgctccgcaacgggagaggccacaacagtgagaggcccgcgtaccacaaaaaaaaaaaaaaaaaaaaaaagataactaagaagaacctgctctataaaaaataaataaaataaaattcaaaaaaaaagtgacatagGCATTATTTATTAGACCCCTACCCACAACACCACACTTGCTACGTATTTGCATACCTGGGCTAACGCCAAGAACTTTGGTAGAGGCACTATCcctgtgggtggaggaggggacatCTCCAGAATCGGCCAGAGAGCATTTGACATCTTCTTGGAGACTCACCTGGATGTTGTGCTGATGGGCAGCGTCCAGAATGGCGGGCACCAGGTCATCTGAGGGTTCCCCATTATCATCAGCCATGCCAGGTGGGTACCAGGACAGGACCAGGACGCCTGAGACACAACACGGAGGCTACTT
Proteins encoded in this region:
- the MANEAL gene encoding glycoprotein endo-alpha-1,2-mannosidase-like protein isoform X4, which gives rise to MIMGNPQMTWCPPFWTLPISTTSRYGSHGAFYRYKNSMGKSLPLFYIYDSYLTSPEAWAHLLTPNGPHSIRNTPYDGVFIALLVEEGHTHDILAAGFDGMYTYFASNGFSFGSSHQNWKAVKNFCDANNLMFIPSVGPGYIDTSIRPWNNHSTRNRVNGKYYETALQAALTVRPEIVSITSFNEWHEGTQIEKAIPKKTPTRLYLDYLPHQPSLYLELTRRWAEHFIKEKEQWLM
- the MANEAL gene encoding glycoprotein endo-alpha-1,2-mannosidase-like protein isoform X1, whose translation is MARRRRRACIALFLVLLFAFGTLMGLRTLKAPDGLPALGPGLELAPFERRPEGGPAPAARAPAAPAAPPPPPPPPRTAGPGSSPGPAPAEAEPAPGQSLRVYSDLHAFYYSWYGSPRREGHYIHWDHVMVPHWDPKISASYPRGRHSPPEDLGSSFYPELGPYSSRDPDVLREHMTQLKEAAIGVLVLSWYPPGMADDNGEPSDDLVPAILDAAHQHNIQVAFHIQPYKGRDDITVHDNIKYIIDTYGSHGAFYRYKNSMGKSLPLFYIYDSYLTSPEAWAHLLTPNGPHSIRNTPYDGVFIALLVEEGHTHDILAAGFDGMYTYFASNGFSFGSSHQNWKAVKNFCDANNLMFIPSVGPGYIDTSIRPWNNHSTRNRVNGKYYETALQAALTVRPEIVSITSFNEWHEGTQIEKAIPKKTPTRLYLDYLPHQPSLYLELTRRWAEHFIKEKEQWLM
- the YRDC gene encoding threonylcarbamoyl-AMP synthase isoform X2, producing MSPARPCTGLRAAVAASIGLSEGPGGSARSGRLLRPPSPAPAAPGARLFRLPGSGAVRAANPERAGWTEALRAAVAELRAGAVVAVPTDTLYGLACSASCSEALGVVYRVKGRSETKPLAVCLGRVADVYRYCRVRVPEGLLNDLLPGPVTLVMERSEELNKDLNPFTPLVGIRIPDHAFMQDLAQVFGGPLALTSANLSSQTSSLNVEEFQDLWPRLSLVIDGGPIGDDQSPECRLGSTVVDLSVPGEFGIIRPGWAGCWCQCSQAPRWE
- the C2H1orf122 gene encoding uncharacterized protein C1orf122 homolog isoform X2: MEWGPGSDWSRGEAAGVDRGKAGLGLGGRPPPQPPRDERAQQLLDAVEQRQRQLLDTIAACEEMLRQLGRRRPEPAGGGNVSAKPGAPSQTAVSARGGFPKDAGDGATEP
- the YRDC gene encoding threonylcarbamoyl-AMP synthase isoform X1, whose product is MSPARPCTGLRAAVAASIGLSEGPGGSARSGRLLRPPSPAPAAPGARLFRLPGSGAVRAANPERAGWTEALRAAVAELRAGAVVAVPTDTLYGLACSASCSEALGVVYRVKGRSETKPLAVCLGRVADVYRYCRVRVPEGLLNDLLPGPVTLVMERSEELNKDLNPFTPLVGIRIPDHAFMQDLAQVFGGPLALTSANLSSQTSSLNVEEFQDLWPRLSLVIDGGPIGDDQSPECRLGSTVVDLSVPGEFGIIRPGCALESTSAILQKYGLLPLRGSCL
- the C2H1orf122 gene encoding uncharacterized protein C1orf122 homolog isoform X1; protein product: MLRQLGRRRPEPAGGGNVSAKPGAPSQTAVSARGGFPKDAGDGATEP